One segment of Capillibacterium thermochitinicola DNA contains the following:
- a CDS encoding uracil-xanthine permease family protein, which yields MEKIIDVKEKPTLRRWIPLSLQHVFAMFGATVLVPFLVTLNTPEHTVMLTSTALFTSGLGTLLYILITQGKVPAYLGSSFAFIAPLISISTAYGFPYAMGGAFFVGLIYVGFALIIKFFGLQWLDKILPPVVIGSIIVTIGLNLAPTAMDMAMKGSGDTYNLYYVLVATVTLAIAIIASVVFKGFVTVIPVLIGIIGGYLFALFTGWFFPEHALIDFSAVATAPWFGFPRLVKPEFGFVPIATFALVSLATIAEHLGDTLVTSKVVGKDFYKNPGLHRTLAGDGLATSLAALFGGPPNTTYGENVGVMAITRVYSVWVIGGAAVIAIILSLFTKFGALIQTIPVPVMGGISMMLFGIIASSGIRTLVESGIDYGDKRNLIISSVILVIGIGGGKLFFPLTDQLNFNLEGIALAALVGIILNLVLPKTLNHKEEKAAAEAKQEGNTNS from the coding sequence ATGGAAAAAATTATCGATGTAAAAGAAAAACCAACGCTCAGGAGATGGATTCCGCTCAGTCTGCAGCATGTCTTTGCGATGTTTGGCGCGACGGTTTTGGTTCCGTTTCTAGTGACGCTTAACACTCCGGAACATACCGTCATGTTGACCTCAACCGCGCTCTTTACCTCGGGGCTCGGGACCTTGCTTTACATCCTGATTACGCAAGGAAAAGTCCCCGCTTATCTCGGGTCGTCCTTTGCATTTATTGCGCCTTTAATCTCGATTTCGACGGCTTATGGTTTTCCCTACGCCATGGGTGGCGCCTTCTTTGTGGGCTTGATTTATGTAGGGTTTGCCTTAATCATCAAGTTTTTTGGTTTGCAGTGGTTGGACAAGATTTTGCCACCGGTTGTAATCGGGTCGATTATCGTTACCATCGGTCTCAATCTGGCCCCGACCGCCATGGACATGGCGATGAAGGGGTCAGGGGACACGTACAACCTTTACTATGTTTTGGTGGCGACGGTAACCCTGGCCATCGCCATCATTGCCTCGGTGGTTTTTAAGGGCTTTGTTACTGTAATTCCGGTTTTGATCGGCATCATTGGCGGTTACTTGTTTGCCCTCTTTACCGGCTGGTTCTTTCCGGAACACGCTTTAATTGACTTTTCGGCGGTGGCGACGGCGCCTTGGTTTGGCTTTCCCAGACTAGTCAAGCCGGAGTTTGGGTTTGTGCCGATTGCGACCTTTGCCTTGGTTTCCCTGGCGACCATTGCGGAGCATTTAGGCGATACCTTGGTCACCAGTAAAGTAGTAGGTAAAGACTTCTATAAAAATCCGGGTCTCCACCGGACGTTGGCCGGCGATGGTCTGGCGACGAGCTTGGCCGCTCTCTTTGGTGGTCCGCCCAATACGACCTACGGGGAAAACGTTGGTGTCATGGCCATCACCCGGGTCTATAGTGTTTGGGTGATCGGCGGGGCCGCCGTCATTGCCATTATCCTCTCCCTTTTTACCAAGTTCGGTGCCTTAATTCAGACTATTCCTGTGCCGGTGATGGGAGGAATCAGCATGATGCTCTTCGGGATCATCGCCAGCAGCGGGATTCGTACCTTAGTGGAGAGCGGGATTGACTATGGTGACAAAAGAAACCTGATCATCTCTTCCGTTATTTTGGTAATTGGGATCGGCGGCGGTAAGCTCTTTTTCCCCTTGACCGACCAGTTAAACTTTAATTT